One genomic window of Leptolyngbya sp. NIES-3755 includes the following:
- a CDS encoding hypothetical protein (similar to AA sequence:cyanobase_aa:Cyan7425_0172), which produces MARSINRKCLDCAALSAEEAQQLHGEAGDGCWDAERCKKRRSHYRNRSDRNAKRVVQRRVQSVQEPLHRFSINVPTIATVVLIIYSEQPERFRDDTPIHAISSELWVGTQKQAEIEPIVCLGMRGDKVTALFPQILEAFTQQFSRSYNDGRPFYKFAAKVHRHIRDCSIPSPFQPDTKR; this is translated from the coding sequence ATGGCTCGATCGATTAACCGCAAATGTCTAGACTGTGCAGCACTTTCCGCAGAAGAAGCGCAACAGCTACATGGGGAAGCAGGTGATGGCTGCTGGGATGCGGAACGCTGCAAAAAACGTCGATCGCATTACCGCAATCGTAGCGATCGCAATGCCAAACGAGTTGTTCAGCGTCGAGTTCAATCCGTGCAAGAACCGTTGCACCGATTCTCGATCAATGTGCCTACGATCGCAACCGTTGTCTTGATCATTTACAGTGAGCAACCGGAACGTTTCAGAGACGATACCCCGATTCATGCAATCAGTTCAGAACTCTGGGTGGGAACACAAAAGCAAGCCGAAATTGAACCGATCGTCTGTTTGGGAATGCGCGGCGATAAAGTCACAGCCCTCTTTCCTCAAATTCTTGAAGCGTTCACACAACAGTTTTCCAGGTCCTACAATGACGGCAGACCGTTCTACAAATTCGCAGCAAAAGTGCATCGACATATTCGCGATTGTTCGATTCCTTCTCCATTTCAACCCGACACAAAGCGGTAG
- a CDS encoding transposase (similar to AA sequence:cyanobase_aa:MAE03690): MSLIDHLKQIRDYRTQPQYPLWVILVLILMGTMSGCLGYRALEDFVERHQAALLAVMKLPHKRLPSYSTIRRTMVRVDFVALTNAFNAWAQETISVPEQTAIAVDGKSIKASVEEYDSAYQDFVAVVSAFCTQLGVVIGLQARHNGSESEITTVQTLLEVLQVQGVCFSMDALHTQKNR; encoded by the coding sequence ATGAGCTTGATTGATCACCTCAAACAAATCCGAGATTATCGCACTCAACCTCAGTATCCGTTATGGGTGATTTTGGTCTTGATTTTAATGGGCACGATGAGTGGCTGTTTGGGCTACCGCGCATTAGAAGATTTTGTGGAGCGACATCAAGCCGCGCTTCTTGCCGTCATGAAGCTTCCACACAAGCGCTTACCCTCATACTCGACGATTCGGCGAACAATGGTGCGGGTCGATTTTGTTGCCTTAACGAATGCCTTTAACGCTTGGGCACAAGAGACAATTTCCGTTCCAGAGCAAACTGCGATTGCGGTAGATGGCAAGAGTATCAAAGCCAGTGTCGAGGAGTATGATAGTGCCTACCAAGATTTTGTCGCAGTTGTCTCTGCATTTTGTACTCAGCTCGGAGTCGTGATTGGACTTCAAGCGAGACACAATGGCAGTGAAAGCGAGATTACAACCGTGCAAACCCTGTTGGAGGTCTTGCAAGTTCAAGGGGTGTGTTTCAGTATGGATGCCTTGCACACCCAAAAAAACCGTTGA
- a CDS encoding ThiJ/PfpI protein domain protein (similar to AA sequence:cyanobase_aa:PCC8801_3144), with protein MLIQRVLFVLTSHDTLGDTGKETGFYLPEVTHPYEAFEQAGIEVEFVSPKGGKAPMIGVDLQDPINQAFLDDAAKVVKVENTLAPADVDATHYGAISYAGGHGTMWDFPGNQALAAIAAQIYENGGVVGAVCHGPAGLVPVRLSTGQPLVAGKTVAGFTNSEEVAVGLADVVPFLLADKLTELGAIHTQADNFQTHIEVSDRLITGQNPASARGQG; from the coding sequence ATGTTAATTCAACGAGTTCTTTTTGTTCTAACCAGTCATGACACACTCGGAGACACGGGTAAGGAAACCGGATTCTATCTGCCTGAAGTCACCCATCCCTATGAAGCCTTTGAGCAGGCTGGAATTGAGGTGGAGTTTGTCAGTCCTAAAGGTGGCAAAGCTCCGATGATCGGTGTTGATCTGCAAGATCCTATCAACCAGGCATTTCTGGATGATGCAGCGAAGGTAGTAAAAGTGGAGAATACATTGGCTCCCGCAGATGTCGATGCCACGCACTACGGTGCTATTTCCTACGCTGGCGGACATGGAACCATGTGGGATTTTCCAGGCAATCAAGCATTGGCGGCGATCGCGGCTCAAATCTATGAAAACGGGGGTGTTGTCGGTGCAGTTTGCCACGGTCCCGCAGGTCTAGTTCCCGTTCGCCTCAGCACAGGTCAGCCGCTAGTCGCAGGTAAAACGGTTGCGGGTTTCACCAACTCAGAAGAAGTTGCTGTTGGTTTAGCCGATGTAGTACCTTTTCTATTAGCAGACAAACTCACAGAACTCGGTGCTATCCATACTCAAGCAGACAACTTTCAGACTCATATAGAAGTGAGCGATCGCCTCATCACTGGACAAAATCCTGCTTCCGCCAGAGGGCAGGGCTGA
- a CDS encoding integrase, catalytic region (similar to AA sequence:cyanobase_aa:AM1_2477) — protein MRLVCEVLLVNRSSLYYQPVEEDFEAETELKSAIDKIAGEFPRYGYRRITQQLKRQGIVVNHKRVARLMKEMGLAGKAPKRRVRTTNSNHSFARYPNRVAGLRIERPNQVWVGDITYIRLGEGFVYLAVLMDVFTRCIRGWHLGRGLDHSLTLTALNKALEHYQPEIHHSDQGVQYAATGYVEALKQRNIEISMAEVGEPTQNGYAERLMRTIKEEEVDLSEYRNFAEAYMQIKVFLEDVYMRKRIHSSIGYLTPIEFESEWRNNH, from the coding sequence GTGCGTTTGGTGTGTGAAGTACTATTGGTGAATCGAAGTAGCTTGTACTATCAGCCCGTTGAGGAAGATTTTGAAGCAGAGACAGAACTGAAATCAGCGATCGACAAAATTGCAGGCGAGTTTCCGCGCTATGGCTATCGGCGAATTACTCAGCAATTGAAACGGCAAGGGATTGTCGTCAACCATAAACGGGTTGCTCGATTGATGAAAGAAATGGGGCTTGCCGGAAAAGCTCCAAAACGGCGAGTTCGCACGACCAATAGCAATCATAGCTTTGCACGTTATCCGAATCGAGTTGCAGGACTGAGGATTGAACGACCGAACCAAGTCTGGGTTGGAGATATCACATACATTCGATTAGGAGAAGGCTTTGTTTATCTGGCTGTCTTGATGGATGTATTTACTCGCTGTATTCGGGGGTGGCACTTAGGGCGAGGACTGGATCACAGTCTGACCTTAACCGCATTGAACAAGGCTTTAGAACATTACCAGCCAGAGATTCATCATTCTGACCAAGGGGTGCAGTATGCAGCGACAGGCTATGTTGAGGCACTAAAGCAACGAAACATTGAAATCAGCATGGCAGAGGTGGGAGAGCCAACGCAGAATGGCTATGCGGAACGACTGATGCGAACGATTAAAGAGGAGGAAGTCGATTTATCCGAGTATCGTAACTTTGCGGAAGCGTACATGCAGATCAAAGTGTTTTTGGAGGATGTGTACATGAGGAAGAGGATACATTCATCAATTGGATATTTAACACCAATTGAATTTGAAAGTGAATGGAGGAACAATCACTAA
- a CDS encoding hypothetical protein (similar to AA sequence:cyanobase_aa:all8083), with amino-acid sequence MTSSPPANYDASWKEALERYFEQFLAFFFPQIHAEVDWQRGCEFLDSEFQQMMRDAEVGKRFVDKLAKVWRCDGEEVYVLIHVEVQSQYDADFSKRMYIYSYRIFDRYGRDVVSLAILGDADRNWRPSSYHIDLWGCRVGIEFPIVKLLDYGDQFAQLAQSLNPFARITWAHLQTQATTADAEERLARKLQLVLGMQGLGYSEDTILELFRFIDLMMTLPPELDQAFDAEIRRYGAENAMPYLTTIERFAIERGRMESAREGIAEVLDARFGSVPPAVIERLEQVNDGERLKQLLRQASTTNTMADFEGLLET; translated from the coding sequence ATGACTTCTTCACCCCCAGCAAATTACGATGCCTCCTGGAAAGAAGCGCTCGAACGTTACTTTGAGCAATTTCTTGCATTCTTCTTTCCACAAATTCATGCAGAAGTCGATTGGCAGCGAGGTTGTGAATTTTTGGATTCAGAGTTCCAGCAAATGATGCGCGATGCTGAAGTGGGCAAGCGATTTGTCGATAAGCTCGCTAAAGTCTGGCGGTGCGATGGAGAGGAAGTCTATGTCCTGATTCATGTTGAAGTTCAAAGCCAGTACGATGCGGATTTCTCCAAGCGCATGTACATTTATAGCTATCGGATATTTGATCGATATGGTCGAGATGTTGTTAGTTTAGCAATTTTGGGAGATGCAGACCGCAATTGGCGACCAAGTTCTTATCATATCGATCTCTGGGGGTGCCGAGTCGGAATAGAATTTCCGATCGTCAAACTGCTCGATTATGGGGATCAATTCGCGCAACTCGCGCAATCGTTAAATCCATTTGCTCGGATCACTTGGGCACATCTACAAACGCAAGCGACCACCGCAGACGCAGAGGAACGATTGGCAAGAAAACTTCAGCTTGTTCTAGGGATGCAGGGATTAGGTTATAGTGAAGACACCATTCTGGAGCTATTTCGCTTCATCGATTTGATGATGACGTTACCGCCAGAACTTGACCAAGCGTTTGATGCTGAGATCCGTCGCTATGGAGCCGAAAATGCCATGCCTTACTTAACGACGATTGAACGGTTTGCGATCGAGCGGGGGCGCATGGAGTCAGCGCGTGAAGGGATCGCAGAAGTCTTAGATGCCCGATTTGGCTCAGTGCCACCTGCTGTCATCGAGCGATTAGAGCAGGTGAATGACGGTGAACGGTTAAAACAACTGTTACGCCAAGCGAGTACGACGAACACGATGGCAGATTTTGAAGGATTGTTAGAAACCTGA
- a CDS encoding transposase (similar to AA sequence:cyanobase_aa:MAE37920), with translation MPCTPKKTVEQIIDRGNDYVIAVKKNQPKLYEWIATQFEQHPADSIADDIEHTRNRTTQRTVSVLKPLPGLDAAWVGVQRLIRVERTGIRGAEPVHETMFYFSSLATDAEELSRRVREHWHIENRLHYPKDVVMREDIAPLCDGYAPANFAILRTIALNLFRLHGFASITKGIRHLAHNISHLFSFLQ, from the coding sequence ATGCCTTGCACACCCAAAAAAACCGTTGAGCAAATCATCGACCGTGGCAATGACTACGTGATTGCCGTCAAGAAGAATCAACCCAAGCTTTACGAATGGATTGCAACCCAGTTTGAGCAGCATCCTGCTGATAGCATCGCAGATGACATTGAACATACGAGAAACCGCACCACGCAGCGCACGGTCAGTGTTCTGAAACCCCTGCCTGGATTGGATGCAGCTTGGGTAGGTGTGCAGCGCTTGATTCGCGTCGAGCGCACGGGTATTCGTGGCGCTGAGCCAGTTCACGAAACCATGTTCTACTTTAGTTCCTTGGCGACGGATGCCGAAGAACTGAGCCGTCGTGTCCGAGAGCATTGGCACATTGAGAATCGCCTCCACTATCCGAAAGATGTCGTCATGCGTGAGGACATCGCTCCGCTCTGTGATGGCTATGCTCCAGCTAATTTTGCAATCCTCCGCACAATCGCCCTTAACTTGTTTCGATTGCATGGTTTTGCCTCCATCACGAAAGGCATTCGTCATCTGGCTCACAACATTTCTCACCTCTTTTCTTTTCTTCAATGA
- a CDS encoding transposase (similar to AA sequence:cyanobase_aa:AM1_3696), translating to MSNQAKKYSPQFKAKVVLELLRGEKTQTEISRAHGVHRSVLTRWQNEFVERAPVVFGETGQVSETEARIAELEQMVGKLTMQLEVAKKASSISATKKSGAL from the coding sequence ATGTCAAATCAAGCGAAGAAATACAGCCCCCAATTCAAAGCCAAAGTCGTCCTCGAACTGCTGCGTGGCGAAAAGACGCAAACCGAGATCAGTCGAGCGCATGGCGTGCATCGCAGTGTGTTAACGCGATGGCAAAACGAATTCGTCGAACGAGCGCCCGTGGTGTTTGGGGAGACTGGACAAGTTTCAGAAACCGAAGCACGCATTGCAGAACTCGAACAAATGGTGGGGAAATTGACGATGCAATTAGAAGTCGCAAAAAAAGCATCGAGCATCTCAGCGACGAAGAAAAGCGGTGCATTGTAG
- a CDS encoding integrase domain protein SAM domain protein (similar to AA sequence:cyanobase_aa:Cyan7425_2894) gives MSNPIPDPIFIPKSQTVVVRSITPATDLRETRIDEFLMARSLSENSRRAYRQDLKAFTGWTDAPWAMVSPRLVAQYKAELERVENGKRVRSDATVRRILGTLKNFMGWMTRSRYLEFDPTLEVDLPKLPEPEADSLTEAQVEALLDAAISETTLPERNLAVLMLLLHGFRASEVCALNIEDYDGMRVKIRQSKSDSKGTVPLNRAGRSAIEGYLGWRRERKEELQPTDPLFVSYSRQNAGARLTYGGIRTLVDKLSEKTGIDFHSHQGRHTFATSHVLAGMNPHHIMTIMRQKNPVNFRRYTKAAEQAAAEQEFYKFEE, from the coding sequence ATGTCGAACCCCATTCCTGATCCTATTTTTATTCCCAAGTCTCAAACTGTTGTTGTTCGGTCGATCACACCCGCAACCGATTTGAGAGAAACGCGCATTGATGAGTTTCTGATGGCGCGATCGCTTTCTGAAAATAGTAGGAGAGCATATCGCCAGGACTTGAAAGCGTTCACTGGTTGGACAGACGCACCGTGGGCGATGGTCAGTCCTCGTTTAGTGGCGCAGTACAAGGCTGAATTAGAGCGAGTCGAAAACGGCAAACGAGTGCGCTCTGATGCCACAGTGCGGCGCATTTTAGGGACGCTGAAGAACTTTATGGGCTGGATGACCCGATCTCGCTATCTCGAATTTGACCCCACACTTGAAGTTGATCTGCCGAAACTGCCGGAGCCAGAAGCAGATAGCTTAACGGAAGCACAAGTTGAAGCGCTGCTGGATGCCGCGATCAGTGAAACGACGCTGCCGGAACGCAATCTGGCAGTTCTGATGCTGTTATTGCATGGATTTCGGGCGAGTGAAGTCTGTGCGCTCAACATCGAAGATTATGACGGCATGAGAGTGAAGATTCGCCAAAGTAAATCTGATAGCAAAGGGACTGTGCCGCTCAACCGTGCAGGCAGAAGTGCGATCGAGGGCTATTTGGGCTGGAGAAGGGAGCGCAAAGAAGAGTTGCAGCCGACTGACCCTCTGTTTGTGTCGTATTCGCGGCAGAACGCAGGGGCAAGGCTGACGTATGGCGGCATTCGCACACTCGTGGACAAGTTGAGTGAGAAGACGGGAATCGACTTTCACTCGCATCAAGGGCGGCATACCTTTGCAACCAGTCATGTTCTTGCCGGAATGAATCCGCACCATATCATGACGATTATGCGGCAGAAGAACCCGGTCAACTTCCGCCGCTACACCAAAGCAGCAGAGCAAGCCGCAGCAGAGCAGGAGTTCTATAAGTTCGAGGAATAG
- a CDS encoding hypothetical protein (similar to AA sequence:cyanobase_aa:alr7514), with amino-acid sequence MSLSVPLLRIRDLQIVEAVLIPMTDKHLEEAERLWIPLLRDSDEEDEYWNWVRKQQREALLPGVEFYAIECENVTQGLIAIDILKKRCQIDLQFRHRLVYILALATAPWNRPTILDPPLYKGVGGQFVDFAIARSRDLGYQGRIGLHALPRALNFYRKLRVNLLECGSDPDDPEHLVYFERFGDRDD; translated from the coding sequence TTGAGCCTTTCTGTTCCATTACTTCGGATTCGCGACCTTCAAATCGTTGAAGCAGTTCTGATACCCATGACCGACAAGCACTTGGAAGAAGCCGAACGGCTATGGATACCGCTATTACGCGATAGTGACGAAGAAGACGAGTATTGGAACTGGGTCAGAAAGCAACAACGAGAAGCGTTACTGCCTGGAGTCGAGTTTTACGCCATTGAGTGTGAAAATGTAACGCAAGGTTTGATTGCAATTGACATTCTGAAGAAACGCTGCCAAATCGATTTGCAGTTTCGCCATAGGCTTGTGTACATCCTGGCGCTGGCAACGGCACCGTGGAATCGTCCGACCATACTCGATCCACCACTGTACAAGGGAGTCGGTGGGCAGTTTGTGGACTTTGCCATTGCCCGCAGCCGTGACCTTGGCTATCAAGGGCGCATTGGTCTTCATGCTCTGCCGAGAGCCTTGAACTTCTATCGCAAATTACGAGTTAACCTGTTAGAGTGTGGCTCTGACCCCGATGACCCTGAGCATCTCGTTTATTTTGAACGCTTTGGAGACCGCGATGACTGA
- a CDS encoding transcriptional regulator, LysR family (similar to AA sequence:cyanobase_aa:Cyan7425_2938) → MVNLEWYRSFIQVYQVGTVSGAAQVLHLTQPAVSQHIAALEAALGQPLFQRMPRRMLPTDEGKRLYTQIAAAIEQLESITTRILPTDAPQVIRIGTPQEFFTERILSRLPQAENLLYRIRLGLAQDLIDLLLKEQLDVVVATQKIARPELEYQLIHKENFWLVAPPETVVPIPPEILQVDLTSLEQWLRRQPLIAYSEELPIVRRFWRVVFGRRLDVDPRLVLPDLQMIRQAISAGFGFSVLPDYLCDEMVDSKSLTLILNPKDAVSNQIWLAYRRSERQSQRIQLLLDLLTAT, encoded by the coding sequence ATGGTTAATTTAGAGTGGTATCGTAGCTTCATTCAGGTCTACCAAGTGGGCACAGTGTCAGGGGCTGCCCAAGTTCTCCACCTGACGCAACCTGCGGTAAGCCAGCATATCGCAGCCCTGGAAGCAGCATTGGGGCAACCCTTGTTTCAACGGATGCCTAGACGAATGTTGCCGACTGATGAGGGTAAGCGCTTGTATACTCAAATTGCGGCAGCGATCGAGCAGCTAGAATCAATTACAACTCGAATCTTGCCGACAGATGCTCCTCAAGTCATTCGCATTGGCACACCGCAAGAGTTTTTCACAGAACGCATTCTGTCTCGGCTACCACAAGCGGAAAACCTGCTGTATCGAATTCGACTGGGATTAGCTCAAGACTTGATCGATCTGCTATTAAAAGAACAATTAGATGTCGTGGTGGCAACTCAGAAAATTGCGCGACCAGAGTTGGAGTACCAGTTAATCCATAAAGAAAATTTTTGGCTAGTCGCACCCCCTGAAACCGTTGTTCCAATTCCTCCAGAAATCTTACAGGTTGATCTAACTTCGCTAGAGCAGTGGCTCCGGAGACAGCCACTGATTGCTTACAGCGAAGAGTTACCCATTGTGCGACGGTTTTGGCGAGTTGTGTTTGGTCGTAGACTGGATGTTGATCCCCGATTAGTGCTGCCTGATCTGCAAATGATTCGACAAGCGATCTCGGCTGGTTTCGGCTTCAGTGTACTACCAGATTACTTATGTGATGAGATGGTAGACTCAAAATCGCTAACGCTAATTCTCAATCCCAAGGATGCTGTGAGCAATCAAATTTGGTTAGCATACAGAAGGTCTGAGCGACAATCTCAGCGAATTCAGTTATTGCTAGACCTGCTAACCGCAACGTAG
- a CDS encoding hypothetical protein (similar to AA sequence:cyanobase_aa:AM1_2609) has translation MAKSRKLEQLLAQLEPVRRDPHAPESTIVLRDLLASKHSIAVAQAAKLIGEAERYDLISDLVVAFDRCMAKPTETDPGCTAKLKIADALYRLEYSNEDLFLRGIRHIQQEPIWGGSEDTAAALRGACALGLVRMNYPQVMSELADLLADPKPEARMAAARAIAYSEDLLAGVPLLRLRIQVGDTAPVLSDCFLALLQLSPESSSLALIRRFLTADLNEVAEVAALALGESRLPEAFPVLQNWWQRTRITELRRTALTAIAFLRQDDADTLRVSRRQRVSVGADSGGWACGCQRSDLCTQHLSSRS, from the coding sequence ATGGCAAAATCTCGCAAGCTTGAACAACTGCTTGCCCAACTCGAACCGGTGCGGCGCGATCCTCATGCGCCAGAATCCACGATCGTTCTGCGCGACCTGCTTGCCTCGAAACACTCGATCGCAGTCGCTCAAGCAGCAAAACTAATTGGCGAAGCAGAACGCTACGATCTCATCTCGGATCTTGTGGTTGCCTTTGATCGCTGCATGGCTAAACCCACTGAAACTGACCCAGGTTGCACCGCAAAACTCAAGATTGCTGATGCTTTGTATCGGCTGGAATACAGCAATGAAGATTTGTTTCTCAGAGGCATTCGGCATATTCAGCAAGAGCCGATTTGGGGCGGTTCAGAAGATACAGCCGCCGCGTTGCGAGGCGCTTGTGCTTTGGGCTTGGTGAGAATGAATTACCCACAGGTGATGAGCGAGTTGGCAGATTTACTCGCTGACCCAAAACCGGAGGCGCGAATGGCGGCAGCAAGAGCGATCGCGTACAGCGAAGATTTACTAGCGGGTGTCCCTTTATTGCGTCTCCGAATCCAGGTTGGTGACACTGCACCTGTGCTGTCAGACTGTTTCCTGGCATTGCTTCAACTCTCCCCGGAATCGTCGTCGCTGGCTCTGATTCGTCGCTTTCTCACCGCTGACTTGAATGAAGTGGCTGAAGTTGCGGCATTGGCATTGGGCGAATCTCGATTGCCCGAAGCTTTTCCCGTTTTGCAAAACTGGTGGCAACGAACCCGGATTACCGAATTGCGACGAACGGCATTGACCGCGATCGCATTCCTTCGACAAGACGATGCGGACACGCTTCGCGTGAGCCGAAGGCAACGCGTTTCTGTTGGCGCTGATTCGGGAGGGTGGGCTTGCGGATGCCAAAGAAGCGATCTCTGCACTCAGCATCTATCGTCAAGATCCTGA
- a CDS encoding ATPase/kinase (similar to AA sequence:cyanobase_aa:Npun_F0631), which translates to MEDAAALQAHRFLFIDTNAMTTMFFSHYYNRNSLPALRELAAVCRSRYHHVFVCDDDIPFEQDGWRDSKVWRGRMQGMILYDLAVRGIEYKLLSGSLDDRI; encoded by the coding sequence TTGGAGGATGCCGCTGCACTGCAAGCGCACCGATTTCTCTTCATAGACACGAACGCAATGACGACGATGTTTTTCAGTCACTACTACAATCGCAACAGTTTGCCAGCCCTGCGGGAATTAGCAGCCGTCTGTCGATCGCGCTATCACCATGTGTTTGTCTGTGATGATGACATTCCTTTTGAGCAGGATGGTTGGCGGGATAGTAAAGTGTGGCGCGGACGAATGCAGGGCATGATTCTGTATGATTTGGCAGTGCGCGGAATTGAGTACAAATTACTCTCAGGCAGTCTAGACGATCGCATTTAA
- a CDS encoding hypothetical protein (similar to AA sequence:cyanobase_aa:Ava_C0059) translates to MKLSLITATHLRSHLLADCALPSVLKQTDCEFEWIVVNDGKDAKTDALMQSIQAKCSLIYLEMEHPQLGFGLCHARNLGLSAASGDLVSYLDDDNTIAPTFVAEVKAFFQQSSQVRASMVQQCRRRNIVQNRKLIKQGQPFISPNASSTVSDLVQQRSLFDSNGFTHYRENAPCWNPEYKVFADYDYFLRCLTRWGNDSFCLHPSVLVDYVQASDGVIGRSTYGEWATELSAILEQHRDALTQTDHDMLNGFVQKWQVKQAQSQHIPAFHPNDVKQH, encoded by the coding sequence GTGAAACTTAGCTTAATCACAGCAACTCACTTGCGATCGCATCTCCTGGCTGATTGTGCTCTTCCAAGTGTGCTGAAGCAGACAGATTGCGAGTTTGAGTGGATTGTCGTCAACGACGGCAAAGATGCCAAAACCGATGCACTCATGCAATCGATCCAGGCAAAGTGTTCGCTCATCTATTTGGAGATGGAGCATCCTCAGCTTGGATTTGGATTGTGCCATGCCCGAAATTTAGGATTGTCGGCAGCAAGCGGGGATCTCGTCAGCTACCTCGATGATGACAACACAATCGCGCCCACCTTTGTTGCAGAAGTCAAAGCATTCTTTCAACAATCTTCGCAGGTTCGAGCCAGCATGGTGCAGCAGTGCCGGAGACGCAACATTGTTCAGAATAGAAAATTAATCAAACAAGGGCAACCCTTCATCTCCCCCAACGCAAGCAGCACCGTGAGCGATTTGGTGCAGCAGCGATCGCTATTCGATAGCAACGGCTTCACTCACTACCGTGAAAATGCGCCCTGCTGGAATCCTGAGTATAAAGTCTTTGCAGACTATGATTATTTTCTTCGGTGCTTAACGCGCTGGGGCAACGATAGCTTTTGCCTCCACCCTTCCGTACTGGTCGATTATGTTCAGGCTTCTGATGGCGTAATCGGGCGATCAACCTATGGAGAATGGGCAACTGAACTGAGCGCGATACTCGAACAGCATCGAGACGCGCTGACTCAAACAGACCACGATATGCTGAATGGGTTCGTGCAGAAATGGCAAGTTAAACAGGCACAGAGTCAACATATTCCTGCTTTTCACCCCAATGATGTCAAGCAGCATTGA
- a CDS encoding integrase domain protein SAM domain protein (similar to AA sequence:cyanobase_aa:PCC7424_5707) — protein MTANSNPLIRIVATHSEVRSPNTEIHRSHAQVQSSRGDILDLRLERIKEFLQASNFAPNSQKAYRIELERFVAWSSKAWIDVTPREIAQFKRYLMEDCTTRRGKPLSAAAINQALTALKSFYRWFQLAGYMDITAVLPTAAVKFQKLGKPLPRHFSKEQMQAISVAIAQELSGTEEVNWRDRALLAVLTHGLRAEDVVRLNVGNYNFGNYDGTRLRFVRKKDGEETIVPIREAARVQIQAYLEYRQAQREVLEDESPMFLSYDFHNRGKRLGYQGVYYFAKIRLGEAAGIENLTPHRFRHTYASELVELGIDSLLARTLTGHRSEKVFERYIQGKRLAAAESAFYQAIHETAPDSEQQHPEN, from the coding sequence ATGACTGCGAATTCTAATCCCTTAATTCGGATTGTAGCGACGCATTCAGAAGTGCGATCGCCGAACACAGAAATCCATCGATCGCACGCTCAGGTGCAATCGTCGCGAGGAGATATCTTAGATTTACGCCTGGAGCGGATCAAGGAGTTTTTGCAAGCCAGTAATTTCGCGCCGAATAGTCAAAAGGCTTATCGCATCGAGTTAGAGCGATTTGTGGCTTGGAGCAGCAAGGCGTGGATCGATGTCACACCGAGAGAAATTGCTCAGTTTAAACGGTATCTGATGGAGGACTGTACAACCCGTCGAGGCAAGCCGCTCTCTGCCGCTGCAATTAATCAAGCGCTGACGGCACTCAAGAGCTTTTATCGCTGGTTTCAATTGGCAGGCTATATGGACATCACTGCGGTGCTGCCGACTGCTGCGGTGAAGTTTCAGAAGTTGGGCAAACCCTTGCCCCGTCACTTCAGTAAAGAACAAATGCAAGCGATTTCTGTGGCGATCGCGCAAGAACTTTCCGGCACTGAAGAAGTCAATTGGCGCGATCGAGCGTTGTTAGCGGTGCTAACACATGGATTGAGAGCCGAAGATGTGGTGCGCTTGAATGTCGGAAATTATAATTTCGGAAATTATGATGGGACACGTTTGCGGTTTGTTCGGAAAAAGGACGGGGAAGAGACGATCGTGCCCATCCGAGAAGCAGCACGAGTCCAGATTCAAGCGTATTTGGAGTACAGACAAGCGCAGAGAGAGGTGCTGGAGGATGAAAGTCCCATGTTCTTGTCCTACGATTTTCACAATCGGGGTAAACGCTTGGGCTATCAAGGCGTTTACTATTTCGCCAAGATTCGCTTGGGTGAAGCAGCCGGAATTGAGAATTTGACTCCACACCGTTTTCGGCACACCTATGCAAGCGAGTTAGTAGAGTTGGGCATTGATTCACTGCTGGCACGAACACTAACTGGGCATCGTTCTGAGAAGGTATTTGAGCGCTACATCCAGGGTAAACGACTGGCAGCAGCGGAATCTGCATTTTATCAAGCAATTCACGAGACAGCACCGGATTCAGAACAGCAGCATCCAGAAAACTAA